Proteins from one Phocoena sinus isolate mPhoSin1 chromosome 8, mPhoSin1.pri, whole genome shotgun sequence genomic window:
- the B4GALNT4 gene encoding N-acetyl-beta-glucosaminyl-glycoprotein 4-beta-N-acetylgalactosaminyltransferase 1 isoform X5, translated as MPWFPVKKIRKQIKLLLLLLLLTCAAWLTYVHLSLVRQGRALRQRLGYGRDGEKLSGVTDGRGIRAALSTQRAEDSSESREEERVPEGRDPDALFPWGAGRPLSLNLTRQAPSWREEYKGQVNLHVFEDWCGGAVGHLRRNLHFPLFPHTRTTVKKLAVSPKWKNYGLRIFGFIHPARDGDVQFSVASDDNSEFWLSPTESPAGAQLVAFVGKTGSEWTAPGEFTKFSSQVSKPRRLMASRRYYFELLHKQDDRGSDHVEVGWRAFLPGLKFEVIGSAHISLYTDESALKMDHVAHVPQSPASHVGGRLLQEEPRADMLRPDPRDTFFLTPRVEPWSLENVLEPCTYAPTYVVKDFPIARYQGLQFVYLSFVYPNDHTRLTHMETDNKCFYRESPLYLERFGFYKYMKMDREEGQEDEEEEVQRRAFLFLNPDDFLDDEDDGELLDGLEPTEAPGTQGGRRLAAPTEALATPALPTPPAPLGRPTPRRSRALSWAARPLPLFWGRAPPPRPAAAAERPPKVYVTRVRPGLRVPPRAPAPLSPHGPPRPPFPGVFLRPRPLPRVQLRARPRPPRARGHRTGGPQAAKLRPPAPAPTTQGSREGQAREPELTAPTTDSNYSSEAQPVTSFLSLSQVSRPQLPGENEEEEEGDDEEGAQGEEAALEDSEEKAGPVRGRWREDAINWQRTFSVGSVDFEMLRSDWNDLRCNVSGNLQLQEAEAVDVVAQYMERLNARHGGRYALLRIVNVEKRRDSARGSRFLLELELQERGGRRLRLSEYVFLRLPRAHAGDTDGDGESPEPAPAVSPAASAHPDGRPELCRPLRLAWRQDVMVHFIVPVKNQARWVVQFLADMAALHVRTGDSRFSVILVDFESEDMDVERALRAAPLPRYQYLRRTGNFERSAGLQAGVAAVEHPGWHPQALRGGQASLCACGHAAGLRELARGPSRPPRL; from the exons ATGCCGTGGTTCCCGGTGAAGAAGATCCGCAAACAGATCAAGCTGCTGCTTTTGCTGCTGCTGCTCACCTGCGCCGCGTGGCTCACGTACGTGCACCTGAGCCTGGTGCGCCAGGGCCGCGCGCTGCGCCAGCGGCTGGGCTACGGGCGAG ATGGTGAGAAGCTGAGCGGTGTGACAGATGGCCGGGGCATCCGGGCTGCACTGTCCACACAGAGGGCAGAGGACTCCAGCGAGAGCCGTGAGGAGGAGCGGGTG CCCGAAGGTCGGGACCCAGACGCGCTGTTTCCCTGGGGGGCTGGAAGGCCACTGTCGCTCAACCTCACCCGTCAGGCGCCCTCGTGgcgggaggag tacAAGGGGCAGGTGAACCTGCACGTGTTCGAGGACTGGTGCGGGGGCGCCGTGGGCCATCTGAGGAGGAACTTGCACTTCCCGCTCTTCCCTCAT ACTCGCACCACCGTGAAGAAGCTGGCTGTGTCCCCCAAGTGGAAGAACTACGGCCTCCGGATTTTCGGCTTCATCCACCCGGCAAGAGATG GAGATGTCCAGTTCTCCGTGGCTTCGGATGACAACTCTGAGTTCTGGCTGAGCCCAACCGAGAGCCCGGCGGGTGCCCAGCTGGTGGCCTTTGTGGGCAAG ACTGGTTCGGAGTGGACAGCACCTGGAGAATTCACCAAGTTCAGCTCCCAGGTGTCCAAGCCCAGGCG GCTCATGGCCTCCCGGAGGTACTACTTTGAGCTACTGCACAAGCAGGATGACCGCGGCTCGGACCACGTGGAAGTGGGC TGGCGAGCCTTCCTGCCGGGTCTGAAGTTCGAGGTCATAGGCTCTGCTCACATCTCCCTGTATACAG ATGAGTCAGCCCTGAAGATGGACCACGTGGCCCACGTGCCCCAGTCTCCAGCCAGCCACGTTGGGGGGCGCCTGCTGCAGGAGGAGCCCAGAGCTGACATGCTGCGGCCGGATCCCCGAGACACCTTCTTCCTCA CGCCTCGGGTGGAGCCCTGGAGTCTGGAGAATGTGCTGGAGCCCTGCACCTACGCCCCCACCTACGTCGTCAAGGACTTTCCCATCGCAAGATACCAGGGACTGCAGTTT GTGTACCTGTCCTTCGTCTATCCCAATGACCACACACGCCTGACTCACATGGAGACGGACAACAAGTGCTTCTACCGCGAGTCGCCGCTGTATCTGGAAAG gTTTGGGTTCTACAAATACATGAAGATGGAccgggaggaggggcaggaagacGAAGAGGAGGAGGTGCAGCGCCGAGCCTTCCTCTTCCTCAACCCAGACG ACTTCCTGGATGACGAGGACGATGGGGAGCTGCTCGACGGTCTGGAGCCCACCGAGGCGCCCGGAACGCAGGGCGGCCGCCGGCTCGCGGCCCCCACCGAGGCCCTGGCCACTCCCGCCCTGCCAACGCCTCCCGCCCCCCTGGGCCGGCCGACCCCCCGGCGCTCGCGGGCGCTGAGCTGGGCCGcccgcccccttcccctcttctggggccgtgcccctcccccccgcccagcAGCCGCGGCCGAGCGGCCCCCGAAGGTGTATGTCACGCGGGTGCGGCCGGGACTGCGGGTCCCGCCCCGGGCCCCGGCACCGCTCAGCCCACACGGCCCTCCCCGGCCACCTTTCCCTGGCGTCTTCCTGCGCCCCAGACCCCTACCCAGGGTGCAGCTGCGCGCGCGCCCACGCCCACCCCGGGCTCGAGGCCACAGGACCGGCGGCCCCCAGGCCGCAAAGCTGAGGCCCCCGGCCCCGGCGCCGACCACCCAGGGGAGCCGAGAGGGCCAGGCACGCGAGCCGGAACTCACGGCCCCCACCACGGACTCGAACTATTCGTCCGAAGCGCAGCCCGTGACCTCCTTCCTGAGCTTGTCCCAGGTGTCCAGGCCACAGCTGCCCGGggagaatgaggaagaggaggaaggggacgaCGAGGAAGGGGCGCAGGGCGAAGAGGCTGCGTTGGAGGACAGCGAAGAGAAGGCCGGCCCAGTGCGCGGCCGCTGGCGCGAGGACGCTATCAACTGGCAACGCACGTTCAGCGTGGGCAGCGTGGACTTCGAGATGCTGCGCTCGGACTGGAACGACCTGCGCTGCAATGTGTCGGGGAATCTGCAGCTGCAGGAGGCCGAGGCCGTGGACGTGGTGGCTCAGTACATGGAGCGGCTCAACGCGCGCCATGGAGG GCGGTACGCTCTTCTGCGCATCGTGAACGTGGAGAAGCGCCGGGACTCCGCGCGGGGAAGCCGTTTCCTCCTGGAGCTGGAGCTCCAGGAGCGCGGCGGGCGCCGGCTGCGCCTGTCTGAGTACGTCTTCCTGCGCCTGCCCCGGGCACATGCCGGCGACACAGATGGAGACGGGGAGAGTCCTGAGCCCGCTCCAGCCGTCTCCCCAGCCGCCTCCGCGCACCCCGACGGCCGCCCGGAGCTCTGCCGGCCACTGCGCCTGGCCTGGCGCCAGGATGTGATGGTGCACTTCATCGTGCCAG TGAAGAACCAGGCGCGCTGGGTGGTACAGTTCCTGGCAGACATGGCTGCGCTGCACGTCCGTACAGGGGACTCTCGCTTCAGTGTCATCCTGGTGGACTTTGAGAGCGAGGACATGGATGTGGAGAGGGCCCTCCGCGCGGCGCCACTGCCCAG atACCAATACCTAAGGCGAACCGGGAACTTTGAGCGCTCCGCGGGGTTGCAAGCTGGAGTGGCCGCGGTGGAG CATCCTGGATGGCATCCGCAAGCACTGCGTGGAGGGCAAGCTAGCCTTTGCGCCTGTGGTCATGCGGCTGGGCTGCGGGAGCTCGCCAGGGGACCCTCACG GCCTCCCAGGTTATGA